In Mytilus edulis chromosome 6, xbMytEdul2.2, whole genome shotgun sequence, the following proteins share a genomic window:
- the LOC139528025 gene encoding uncharacterized protein, translating into MNESTALGSHIVCLSCLRENTIWDPGDRDFMEKAGCVQYKNVHHIRNQKKKGLTTRSSFGTSFLRNISVSTLYGIDEKRKKIHCISLCSIHDLSYHEPTDSCMWYYFRIPMKMRRKVGGVACAVACQVLVH; encoded by the exons ATGAACGAATCGACAG CTTTAGGATCACACATTGTTTGTTTGAGTTGCTTGAGAGAAAATACAATATGGGACCCTGGAGATCGAGATTTCATGGAAAAGGCAGGGTGTGTCCAATATAAGAATGTACACCATATAAGGAATCAAAAG AAAAAAGGACTGACAACTAGATCAAGTTTTGGCACTAGCTTCTTACGAAACATATCAg tTTCCACACTATATGGCATTGACGAGAAACGGAAGAAGATACACTGCATATCACTTTGTAGCATACACGATTTGTCATATCATGAACCTACAGATTCGTGCATGTGGTATTACTTCAGAATTCCAATGAAGATGAGAAGAAAAGTCGGGGGTGTTGCTTGTGCGGTTGCTTGTCAGGTGCTTGTTCACTAG